CCAGGCCTCCCTGCGCGCGCTCAAGAAGGTGGGCGTGCCCTACACCGACGAGCAGATCGCCGGCGCCCCGGCCGACATGCAGGCCCAGGCCGCCGGGATCAGCGAGCGGCTCAAGGCCGCCGGGATCGATGCCGATCCCGGGAAGGAGATCGTGGCGATGATCGCGTACCTCCAGCGCCTGGGCAAGGATGGCCGGGCGGCCATCGCCGCCGGGGCCACCGCCCCGGCGCCCACCCCGGCCGCGCCCGCCGTGCAGGCCGCGACGGCCCCGGCCCCGGAGCAGGGGGTGACGCCATGAACCCGCTCTTCCGGGAAGCGGCCGAGAGCGTCCAGCTCGGGTGGCTCCTGGGCACCACGACGGTGCTGTTCCTCGCGGCCTTCCTGTTCTGGACCTGGTGGGCCTGGACCGACAAGCACAAGACCCGGTGGGAGGCGGCCAGCCGGCTCCCCTTCAATGACGGAGGCGACGCGTGAGCAAGCAGGAACTGAACCAGGTGCTGGGGCACGCCGACGAGGCCGATGGCATCGAGGAATACGACAACCCCCTGCCGAACTGGTGGCTGGGCCTGTTCTACTTCACGATCGTCTGGGCGATCGTCTACGGCATCCACTATCACTTCGTGGCGCACCGCTCCGAGGTGGCCGCCCTCGCGGCCGAAATGGAGGACGCCAAGCAGCGCTGGCCCCAGCAGGCGGCGGCCGCCGCCGCCGTCACCGTGGACCTGTCCGAGGCGAACGTGGAGGCGGGTGAGGGCATCTACACCGCCAATTGCGTCGCCTGCCATGGGGCGGACATGAAGGGCGGGATCGGGCCCAACCTGCTCGACACGACCTGGATCCACGGCGGGACCCCGGAGAACATCCAGCACACCATCACCGTGGGCGTGCCGGACAAGGGCATGCTGACCTGGGGCCCGATCCTCGGCCCCGAAAAGGTGGCCCAGGTGACCGCGTACCTGGTGCACAAGAACCGGGAAGCCACCGGGACCACGGGCGGGGACGCCGACACCAAGCCCGACAGCGCGGGCCAGTCGTAAGACCGGACAACGAGAAGGCGGAGAGCATGATCGGCTTCACCCACAAGCGGAAGTGGATCTATCCCCAGACGGTCACGGGCCAGTGGCAGCGGCTCCGCGGCTGGACCTTCGGGGCGCTGCACCTGATCCTGTTCGTGACCCCCTGGGTCACGATCAACGGCAACCCGGCCCTGCGCATCGACCTGCCGGGCCGGCGGCTGTTCGCGTTCGGCGGGATCTTCACCGCCGCCGACACGATCTTCCTGCTGTTCCTGCTCCTGTTCCTCGCCTTCTCGCTGTTCTTCTTCACCTCGTTGTTCGGCCGGCTGTGGTGCGGGTTCGCCTGCCCGCAGACGGTGTTCCTCGACGCCTGGGTCCGGCCGGTGGAGCGCTGGATCGAGGGCGACTGGACCAAGCGCCGCAAGCGGGACGAAGGGCCGTGGACGGTCGACAAGGCCTGGCGCAAGGCGGCCAAGTGGGGCGTCTTCGCGCTGTTCTCGTTCCTGATCTCCATGGCGTTCATGAGCTACTTCGCCGGGGCCCGGGAACTGTGGAGCGGCACCGCCGGACGCACCTCGTACACCCTGGTGGGCATCTTCGCGGTGGGCTGGTACTTCGACCTGGCCTGGTTCCGGGAGCAGTTCTGCACCTACCTCTGCCCGTACGCCCGCTTCCAGAGCGCGCTCACGGACGAGGAGACGGTGCTGGTCCAGTACGACATCACCCGGGGCGAGCCCCGTGGCGGCCTCAACGCCAAGGAGGTGGGCCGCTGCATTGACTGCAACAAGTGCGTGTTCGTCTGCCCCACGGGGATCGACATCCGCAATGGCTTCCAGCTCGAGTGCATCGCCTGCGCCCGCTGCATCGACGCCTGCGACATGGTGATGGAGAAGCAGGGGCACGAGAGCCTGATCAGCTTCGCCTCGATCGCCGAGCAGCGGGGCCGGAAGCCCCGGGCCCTGCGGCCCCGCACCGTGGTGTATGGTGGGCTGCTGACGGGCATCGCGGCCGCCGGCACCATCCTCATGGTGGCCCGCGCCCCGTTCGACGCCGCGGTGCAGCGGGCGCCGGGCACGCTCTACACCCAGGATGCCGACGGCTACGTCCGCAATACCTTCCTGCTCAGGGTGACCAACAAGCAGCAGGCCGCCGCACCGATCCGGTTCCACGTGCGGGTCGAGGGACTGCCGGATGCCGAGATCCTGGTGCAGGACCTCGCCCTGGGCAGCACCGAGAGCCAGACGGTGCCGCTGATCATCCGGGTCAAGTCGACACCGGACATGGCGCGGACCATCCCGATCGCGGTGCACGTGAGTTCGCCCACCAAGGAGGTGGAGGTCGCCGCCACCTTCAAGACCGGAGGTCACGTTGCCAACTAGCAGCCCCGCCGGCCGGCGCTGGCCCCGGGCCATCGCCATCGGCCTGTTCCTCGTGGTGGTGGTGAATGTCCTGTTCGCCTACCTGGCCATCCACGGCGCGGACGACGTTGTCAGTTCCTACAACACCGAAGCCCGGTAACGGGCCGGACCGCGCCCGGGGCGCCGCGAGCGATCGCGCCGCCCCGGGCGCTTGCTGTCCGCACTGCGGTGCCGCCGTCGAGGGCGACACCAACGCCTACTGCTGCCGTGGCTGCGAGATGGCCGCGGCCATCATCCGGGGCGCGGGACTGGAGCGCTACTACCAGGACCGCACCGACTTCGCCCCCCGCCCCGACGCCGCGCTCGGCGAGGACTGGTCCCGGGTCGAGGTGGCCACCGACCCCGCGGGCCGCTGCGAGGCGCGCCTGGTGGTCGACGGCCTCCGCTGCGCCTCCTGCGTCTGGGTCACCGAGAAGGTGCTGGAGCGCACCCCGGGGGTGGAGCACGCCATGGTGAGCTACGCCACGGGCCGCGCCACCCTGCGTTGGGACCCGGCCAAGGTGGACCTCCCCGCGCTGGCGCGCCGCATCGCCGCCCTGGGCTACCGGCCCCGCCCCCTCGGCGGCGACACCGCCCCCGACCGTGGCCTCCTGCTCCGGATGGGATTCGCCGCCATCGTGGCGATTGCCACCATGGGCCTCTACGAGGGGCTCTATGCGGGCTGGTGGTACGGCAGCATCGATCCCGGGCTGGCGACGCTGTTCCGGTGGACCAGCCTGCTGCTGTCCACCCCGGTGACCTTCTGGTGCGCCGAGCCGTTCTTCGCCGGCGCCTGGTCAGGCCTGCGCAACCGAGTCCTGCACATGGACCTGCCGATCGCCCTCGGGATCGCCATCACCTACCTGCACGGCCTGGTGGCGACCCTGCTGGGCCAGGATGCCTACCTCGACTCCCTCACCATGCTGGTGGCGCTGCTGCTCGCCGGACGGGTGCTCGAATCGCGCAGCCGCCGGCGCACCACGGATGCCGCGGCCGCCCTGGTCGGGACCGTGCCCCAGACGGCGCGCCGCCTGACCGACGCGGCGACCCCCGCCCCCACCGGCGCGCGAACCCCCGGCGAGACGCTCGAGGTGGTGCCGGTGTCGGCGCTCCACGCCGGCGACCGGATCGACGTCGGCGCCGGCGAGGAGCTGGCGGCAGACGGGACCGTGGTCGAGGGGTCGGGCCAGGTGCGCCTCGCCCTGCTCACGGGCGAGGCGGCGCCGGTCCTGGTCGGCCCCGGCGACCAGGTCGTGGCCGGCACGCTGCTGGTGGACGGCGCCATCACGGTCCGGGTCGAGGCGGTGGGCGGGGCCACGGTCGTGCATCGCATGGCGGCCGAGCTGCGGGCGGCGCAGGACCGCGGCCTGGCGCCCACCTCCGCCGATCGCATCGCCCCCTGGTTCACCGTCGGCACGCTCGTGGTGGCGGCCCTCACGCTGGCGGGCTGGTGGGTGGCCCGCGGCCTCGGGCCCGCGATCGCCAACACCGTGGCGGTGCTGGTGGTGGCCTGCCCCTGTGCCCTGGCGCTGGCCCACCCCCTCGCCGCCGCCGCCGGCCTGGCCAGCGCCGCCCGGCGCGGCCTGCTGCTGCGCTCCAGCGACGCCCTCCTCCGGCTGGCCGACGTGACCGTCGCGGGCCTGGACAAGACCGGCACCCTCACCGCCGGCACGATCACCGTGACCGAGGCAAGCGACGCGACCCTCCGGGTGGCGGCGGGGCTCGAGCGCTACAGCGTGCACCCGATCGCCCGCGCAATCACCGCGGAGGCCGCACGGCGCGGCATCCCGCTCCCACAGCCCCGCGACGTCCGCGAGCTGCCCGGGACCGGGATCAGCGGGGAGATCGACGGCCGTCGCTGGAGCCTCGCGAGCGCCGGCGCCGGCGCGGTCCGGCTGACGGCGGAGGATGGCACGGGGGCGCCTGGGCCGGCGCTGATCCGGCTCGGAGACACGACCCGCGACGATGCCCGGCAGGCGGTCGAGGCGCTCCGCCGCCTTGGCATCCGGAGCGTGCTGCTCACGGGCGATCATGCCGCCGCCGCCAAGCGCGTGGGGCAGGATGCGGGCATTCCCGCGGTGCAGGCGCGCCGCGACCCCGCCGCCAAGTCGGCGTGGGTGCGGGCGCAGCAGCAGGCCGGCGAGCGGGTGCTCTTTGCCGGGGACGGCCTCAATGACGGCCCCGCCCTTGCCGCCGCCGACGTGGGCATCGCCATGGCCAGCGGCGCCGCGAGCACGGTGCTGGTCGCCGATGGCATTGTCTCCACCGGCGCGCTGGGCCCGGTGGTCGCGGGCATCCGGGCCGGGCAGGCCGCCCGGCGCATGGTGAACTCGAGCCTGCGCCAGGCGATCATCTACAACGTGGTGTCGGTCGGTGCCGCGGCGCTGGGGCTCGTCAACCCGCTGGTGGCCGCCATCCTGATGCCCATCTCGAGCACCCTGGTGATCTGGAACGCCACCCGGGTGGAACGCCTGGTGCGGAACGGAGACTGAATGCGCGCCTATTACCTCCTCCTGCCGCTGGCCCTGCTGGTGGGGGCCATCTTCCTCGGGCTGCTGCTCAAGGCCATGAAGGACGGCCAGTTCGACGACCTGGACGACCCGCCCCAGCGCATCCTGCACGACCAGGACTGATCCCCGCCACAAGGCCCCTTCAGCGCCGCTTGAAGGGCGCTTCACGTACCGCGCGCCAGCTTTGCCGGTACCCCCTCGGGAAGGCCCCATGCCCGCCACGCGCCTCCTGCCCCTGCTGCTCGCTGCGCTCAGCGCCGTCGCGCCACTCGCCGGCCAGGACCCCAGCATGCCGCCGATGGCCCCGCCCAGCCAGGTGACCGATTCCGCCGTGGCGCGCGGGCGCGAGCTCTTCCACGGCTCGGCGAACTGCGTGGCCTGCCACGGCCTTGAAGGCGTGGGGACCGACAGCGGCCCTGCCCTCGCCCAGGGCGTCTGGCTGCACGGCTCCGACAGCTTCGAGGGGATCCTCAACCGCGTGATTCACGGCCTGCCCAAGGCGTGGACCACCCGCGGGGTCACCATGCCGATGCGGGGGTGGGCGGAGCTCACGGACCTGCAGGCCAGGGACGTGGCCGCTTACGTGTGGCGCCTGAGCCACGCGTGGGCCGCGCCCGCGGCGCCGCGCCCGCCTTCATGAGCGAAGATTCGGTGGTGGTTCAGCCGCGCTTCAGCGGTCGATGGCTAGCTTGATCGTGCCTGAGTCAGCATCGCACCGGTGAACGGTTTCGCAAGGAGGATCCTATGAAACTCACCAAGATGCAGGCAGGCGTGCCGACGATCGTCCGTGACATGGACGAGGTGTTCGACCGGCTGCTGAACGGGCCGCTGCCCTTCCCGGCGATGAACCTGGAGCCCCTGAAGCGGGCCATGGAAGGGACCTGGATGCCGGCGCTCGACCTGACGGAGACCGAACGGGAGTTCGTGATCCGCGCCGAGGTGCCTGGGGTCCCGCGGGAAAACCTGGATGTGCACCTCGAGGGGGAGATCCTGACCCTGACGGGCCACCGGGAGAAGGTCGTCCGCGAGACCAACGAGAACGTGCTGTGGGAGGAGCGGGAGACGGGCAAGTTCGTGCGGACGCTGCGGCTGCCCCGCCCGGTCGACCCGACGAAGGTCGATGCGCACTACACGGACGGGATCCTGACCGTGCGCCTGCCCAAGATCGAAACCGCAGTCAAGAACAAGATCCTGATCAAGGCCTGAGCTCCCGCCACCCCGCGCCGCCCCGGCCCCCTGGACCGGGGCGGCGTTGGCTTCAGGGGCAGAGGTGCGATTCACCCCGGCCTACCACCCTGTGGCGGCCTCGGGCCGCGGGAGCATCCATGCTGCGATTGAGCGGGCGCGGCCACCGTCCCACCTCGCTGGAAGAGCAGGCCATCGAGGCCGCGACGGCGATCCTCGCCTCCGAGTTCCCGGAGCTGGCGGAATGCCACGTGGTGCTGAGCGTGCCCTTCCGCAACGCCCACGGCGAGCCTGGCGCCGTTTCGTTCAGGCTTGGGCTCACGGTGGAAGACGCCGAACTGGCCATCACCCGGCCCGCGAAACCAGGCTTCACGGAGGCGCTGGCCGACGCCTTCACCGCCGCCCGGCTCCAACTGGCCGACTACCGCGGCACGCAGCCAAACCCGACGACTGTGGCGGTCCCATGACATTCCGTATCGCTGAGGGGCAGGCCACAGCGCCCGCCCCGGCGTCACCCCGGGCCTTCCGGGTCAAGCTGCCCGTGGAGCAGGCACAGGCCGTGGCCAGGCTGACCCATGCGCTCGCCGCCGAGGGGTTCGGGATCGTCACCCGCGCGGACCTGCAGGCGACGTTTCGTGAGAAGCTGGGCCTGACCTATCGGCCGTACCTGATCCTCGGCGTCTGCAACCCGTCCCTCGCACACCGTGCCCTCGAGGCGGACCCTGAGGCCGGGCTGCACCTGCCCTGCCCGGTCACGGTCGAGGCGGACCCGGCCGGTGGGACCGTCGTGCGGATCGCGGACCCCGCGGCCATCGCCGGCGATGGAGCCCTCGCCACCGTGGCGGCCGAGGCGCGAGAGCTGCTGGGCCGGGTGGCAGATCACCTCCGCGCCCACGCCCGGACGATCGCGTTCTAGACCGCCGCTGACGGCGGGCCCAACAACGCCCAGCAGCGGGAGCGCACGCCGGCATCCAGGTAGCGCGCCCGCCACGCCGGCCACGGGGCCATCGCGGCGGCGGCCCGGGTGCGCGCCACCGCGCCGAGCGCGGGTTCGAGGCCGGCGTGGACCAGCATCCGCAGCATCACCCCTTCATCGTGCCAGGCCCCGAGTGCGTCCTGCATGGCGTGCAGCTCGGCGAGCCACGCCTCGATCGGTGCACCGTACCAGCCCGACAGGCACTCCAGCCGGTACCGGAGCGCCTTGAGCCGTCGGCGCAGGCGGTGCAGCGGGCGGCCACCCGGGTCGTCGGGTTCCGGGATGCCCGCCACGGCCCACCCCGGGTGGACCAGCACCCGGGACGCGGTGGGCGCGATCAGCCAGGGGAGGAGGTGTGGTGGGGAGAGGGTGGCGAGGGGAGTCCATGCCGGCGTGGCGATCCACTCCGTGAGCGCCGCGATCATGCGGCGGGTGGAGCGCCGCCGCAGGACCAGCCGGCCCCGCTCCTCGGCGTCGTCGGTACGCGCCCGGAGTGTCGCGATCACGTCGGCGAGCGGCCGCTCGCTGGTGCGCAGCGCCTCGACGCGCGCGCGCAGCACGTCGAGGTCCCGGCGCGCGCCGAACCGCTGCTCGACCCGGCGGAGGACTCCGGGCCGCGCGGCCGCGGGTAGCGCCAGCAGCGGGCGCCAGAGGAGGAGGGCCGCGTGCAGCCGTCGGGCGGTGACCCGCACCCGGTGCGCGGCCTCGTCGTCGCCCGTGTCGCCACTGGCCTCCGCGGCCCCGCGGAAGGCGTCAAGCCGCTGCGCCAGCGCGTCGGCGATGGCCGGTGCAAGCGGGGCGGACACGGCCCTCCCCTCCCCGGGGGGCACCCGGTAGATTCGCGGTTCAGCCGCCGAGGACCGCAGGGAGCCCGGGCCGGCTGTGGCGCACCATCGAGCCGACCTCGCCCCCGGTGGTCTGCTCGAAAGTCGGGTCGCAGATCATCGCGGCCACCGGCGCTTCCACCGGGTAGAGCAACACCGGAACAGCGGGCAGCGCCTCGAGGCGACGGACCAGGTCCCGGCTGGCGCTCGGCGCCGCGAAGATCACCCGCACCGCTCCCTGATCGCGGAGCGCCCGCGCTGCGGCGATGACCGTGATGGCCTCGGCGAGGCCGTCATCCGTCAGGATCACCGTGCGGCCCGCCACCGGCACCGGCGCGGCCCCCCCGCGCCAGGAGCGGGCAAGCCGCTCTGCGGCGCGGGAGGCTTCGGCGACAAGGCGTTCGGTGTAGTCGGGAGGGAGGTCCAGCGCCCGGAGCCGCTCGGATTCCAGCGAGACCGCGCCATCAGCCACCGCGCCGAACGCGCCATGCGCCCGGCCCGGGACCTCCAGCCGGCAGACGGCGATGACATCCAGCGGCGCCTCCAGCGCACGAGCGACTTCACTTGCCACCCGCGCGCCACCCGCCGAGAGCGCCACCACCACGGGGACATCCTGCACCAGGGCGCCCAGCCCCACCGCCAGCCGCCGCCCTGCTTCGGCCCGGGTCAGGATCAGCATGAGGTCCTCCAGATGAGGGGCAACGAAAATGTCGGGGCAACGACATGAGCAAACAATGAAGGAGCGGTGAGGGATGCCCGAGATCCATCCGATGTTCGTGTTCGAGGTGGCGCAGGCCATCGACCTCGACCAGGTCGAGCGGCTACTGGGCGGCACCTCGGCGCGCCAGACCTTCCGCCATCGCGGCCGGGCCACCTCGTTCTTCCAGTATCGCCCGGCGCCACTGCGGATCTCGCAGGAACGTGCGTCGCTCGTCATCGACCGGTGGGCCACCGAGCCGCAGATCGACCTGGTCCTCTACGACTTCGGCGCCGCGACCGTGACCTACCAGCTCCCCGTGGATGGGGGGCTCGAGGCGCTGCTCGAGGCGAGCATCGCGCTGCGGCGCTCGGAGGTGCTGCGGCTCGATGCCCACGCGCGGGTGGAGGCCCTGCTCACCTCGGTCGGTGCCGCCGTCCAGCGGCCGCGGGTGGCGGACTTCACCGAGGACTACACGCTGATCGGCATGCGGCAGCTGCCCGGCGGCGGCACGGCCACCGCCTTCTGTGAGGCGCAGGCCGGGCTGATCGCCCGGATCCTGCGGCCGGACGCGGGCGGCCTGTCGGCGGAGGAGGTGGCCAACGCCACCGAGGTGCGGATCTCGTTCGGCCCGGACGACGTCACCATCATCGACTGGGACGCGGCGTTCGTGCTCGACCCTGATCCCGAGGACGTGCGGGCGGTGCTCGAGTTCGCCAACGTGCAGCTGCTCGAGATGCGCTGGCTCGACCTGCAGCTCGACCGGGCCATGGAACGCTCCTATCACCTGCTGGGCCGGCCGCAGGGACTCCGGCTGCTGCTCCCCTCCTCCGCCAGCGCCGACCTGCACCAGGTCGCGGAGCTGCAGCTGGAGAGCGCCGTCATGCTGGAACGGGTCTCCAACGCCCTGAAGGTGTTCGGCGAGGAGTACCTGACGCGGATCTACCGCCTGGCGGCCAGCCGGTTCCAGCTGGGCGAGCTGGATGGGTCGATCACCCGCAAGCTCGGCACGATCGAGAGCATCTACCAGAAGCTCTCCGACCGCGCGGCCGGGGTGCGGATGGAGGGGCTGGAATGGGTGGTGATCATCCTGATCGCGATCGAGATCATCCTGAGCCTCACCCATCGCTGAGCCAGGCACGCCATGCCGCCGCTCTCCCGCGCGTTCGTGAAGGCCGGCTTCGTCGCCCTGCTGCTCGCCCTCGCCGGGGAGCTGCTGCAGGTGCGCCCCACGAGCCTCTGGCCCGCGCTGCCGCGCGCCGCCCTCCACCTGACCGCCCTGCACCTGCTCACGGTGGGGTGGTTGCTGCAGCTGATCACGGGGGTGGCGTACTGGATGTTTCCGCGGCATCCCAGCGACCCGCCGCGCGGCCGGACCGGGCCGGGGTGGGCGGGCTGGGCGCTGCTCAACACGGGGCTGCTCTGCCGGGTGGTGGGTGAGTCGTGGCAGATGGGGTGGCATGGGCCCGCCTGGCCGCTCCAGCTCTCGGCCGCCCTTCAGCTCGTCGCGGTGATCCTGCTGGTCCGCCTGCTGTGGCCCAGGATCCGGGCACTGCCGGGGCAGGACTGATGCCCCCCCTTACCGTCTGGCTGTTGCGCGCCGCCCTCGCGAGCCTCGTGGGCGGGACCATCCTGGGCGCGCTCCTGCTGGCCGGCGCGCCCGCCGCGGGAGCACTGCACCCGGGGCTGCGGCAGGCCCACCTGCTCCTGCTGCTCTTCGGCTGGCTGCTGCCGTTTGTCCTGGGAACGGCCTACTGGATGCTGCCTCGGCACGCGACCGGTCCCGGACGCGGCGTCCCCACCCTCGGGCGGGCCGCGGTGGCAGCCTATGGCGCGGGCCTTGGCCTGCGCCTGGCGAGCCTGGTTCCCGGCGGGGGGCGGCTGGCGGCGCCCGGCGCCCTGTGCCTTGCGGTGGGCGCGGCGGGCTTGATCGGCCTGCTGTGGGGACGGGTCCGGCCCTTCGGCGCCGGCCGAGCCCGGCCCTAGGAGCGCACCGCGCGCCGCTCGCTGACCAGGTCCGCGACGGTGGTTTCGCGGAAGAACTCCGAGATCCGCTCCGACACGCCCTTCCACCGACGGTGCGCCGCGCAGGAGTTGTGGTCGGTACAGTTGGCCCTACCCATCAGGCACGTGCGCTTCCCCGTGACATCATCGAACAGGCCCACCACCTCGACGAGGGGGATCTCGCGGGGGTCCCGGGCGAGCCGGAACCCGCCGAGCTTGCCGCGCGTGGAGTCGAGGATGCCGGCCCGGGCGAGCTGGTGCAGCGTTTTCGACAGGTAGTTCTGTGGGATCCCGAGCGCATCAGCGAGCCGATAGGCCCCGACGGGCTGGCCCCCCGGCTCCTCGGCGATCGTCAGGACCGCCCGCAACGCGTACTCGGCCGTCTGGCTCAGCACCACGCCCCCTGCTGACAACGGTTCTCTGAAGGTGATTTCATGGACCCAATTCACATCTATTCATGCGAATATCGCGATACTGTGCCTGCAAGATGGCGCCAGCCGGCGCAGAGACCCCAACGATCTCCATGAAACAGTCTTCACCGCGACGGAGTCCCCAGATGCGACACGCGCTCACCCCGACCCTCCGGCTCGGCACGCTGGCGGTGGCCTTCCTGCTTGGCTGCTCCGGGAAATCCGAGGCCCCGGCCCCGGCCGCCACCACGTCGGCGGCCCCGGCCGCGCCCGGCGGCCTGACCCCCTTCCAGATCGAGCACGGCATCGGCCCGGTGACCGAGGTGGTCACCCTCGGACCGGTCGACGCGGCGCTGGCGGCGGCGGGCAAGGCCACCTTCGACAGCAAGTGCTCCGCCTGCCACAAGATGACGGACAAGTACGTGGGTCCCCCGCTGGGGGACGTCACGACGCGCCGCTCGCCGGCCTACGTGATGAACATGCTCCTCAACCCCGAGGAAATGTACGTCAGGCACCCGGCCGCGCGGCAGCTGCTGGGCGAATACATGACCCAGATGCCTAACCTGGCCCTGACCCGGGACCAGGCGCGGGAGGTCGTGGAGTACCTGCGGACGCAGGCCCCGAAGTGATCCGGCAGTGGACCGCGATGGTCCGAATGGCATGAACCTGGAGATCCACACGATGCGCGCACTCCCGTTCTTCCGCACCTCTCTGGCCAGCGCCGGCCTCGCGGCCGCCGTGCTGGCGACCGCTTGCGCCAAGCCGGCCGCCCAGGCCGGCGGGACCGGCGACGCGGCCAGCCGCGTCTACGTCGCCCCCGGGCAGTACGACGAGTTCTACATGTTCGCCTCGGGCGGGTTCTCGGGGCAGCTGGCCGTCTACGGGCTCCCGTCCGGGCGGCTGCTCCGCGTCATCCCGGTCTTCTCGCAGGACGGCGAGAAGGCCTACGGCTACAGCGAGCAGAGCAAGCCGATGCTGCAGACGAGCTACGGCTTCGTGCCGTGGGACGACTCCCATCACCCGTCCCTTTCCAAGACCGACGCGCTGAACGACGGCCGCTGGATCTTCATCAACGGCAACAACACCCCGCGGGTAGCGCGGATCGACCTGGCCGAGATGAACACCAAGGAGATCATCGAGATCCCGAACGCGGCCGGGAATCACGCCTCGCCGTTTGTCACCCAGGGGACCGAGTACGTGGTGGCCGCCACCCGGTTCAGCGTCCCGACCCCGCAGCGGGACGTGCCGATCGCGAGCTACAAGGAGAACTTCGGCGGGCAGATCTCGTTCATCGCGGTCGACCCGAAGACCGGGAAGATGACCCTCGCCTTCCAGATCCACATGCCGGGCTTCGACTATGACCTGGCCCGGCCGGGCAAGGGGCCGTCCCACGGCTGGGCGTTCTTCACGTCATACAACAGCGAGCAGGCCAACACGCTCAAGGAACGG
The Gemmatimonadota bacterium DNA segment above includes these coding regions:
- a CDS encoding CcoQ/FixQ family Cbb3-type cytochrome c oxidase assembly chaperone, which codes for MNPLFREAAESVQLGWLLGTTTVLFLAAFLFWTWWAWTDKHKTRWEAASRLPFNDGGDA
- a CDS encoding c-type cytochrome — encoded protein: MSKQELNQVLGHADEADGIEEYDNPLPNWWLGLFYFTIVWAIVYGIHYHFVAHRSEVAALAAEMEDAKQRWPQQAAAAAAVTVDLSEANVEAGEGIYTANCVACHGADMKGGIGPNLLDTTWIHGGTPENIQHTITVGVPDKGMLTWGPILGPEKVAQVTAYLVHKNREATGTTGGDADTKPDSAGQS
- the ccoG gene encoding cytochrome c oxidase accessory protein CcoG, yielding MIGFTHKRKWIYPQTVTGQWQRLRGWTFGALHLILFVTPWVTINGNPALRIDLPGRRLFAFGGIFTAADTIFLLFLLLFLAFSLFFFTSLFGRLWCGFACPQTVFLDAWVRPVERWIEGDWTKRRKRDEGPWTVDKAWRKAAKWGVFALFSFLISMAFMSYFAGARELWSGTAGRTSYTLVGIFAVGWYFDLAWFREQFCTYLCPYARFQSALTDEETVLVQYDITRGEPRGGLNAKEVGRCIDCNKCVFVCPTGIDIRNGFQLECIACARCIDACDMVMEKQGHESLISFASIAEQRGRKPRALRPRTVVYGGLLTGIAAAGTILMVARAPFDAAVQRAPGTLYTQDADGYVRNTFLLRVTNKQQAAAPIRFHVRVEGLPDAEILVQDLALGSTESQTVPLIIRVKSTPDMARTIPIAVHVSSPTKEVEVAATFKTGGHVAN
- a CDS encoding heavy metal translocating P-type ATPase — encoded protein: MSVPTTPKPGNGPDRARGAASDRAAPGACCPHCGAAVEGDTNAYCCRGCEMAAAIIRGAGLERYYQDRTDFAPRPDAALGEDWSRVEVATDPAGRCEARLVVDGLRCASCVWVTEKVLERTPGVEHAMVSYATGRATLRWDPAKVDLPALARRIAALGYRPRPLGGDTAPDRGLLLRMGFAAIVAIATMGLYEGLYAGWWYGSIDPGLATLFRWTSLLLSTPVTFWCAEPFFAGAWSGLRNRVLHMDLPIALGIAITYLHGLVATLLGQDAYLDSLTMLVALLLAGRVLESRSRRRTTDAAAALVGTVPQTARRLTDAATPAPTGARTPGETLEVVPVSALHAGDRIDVGAGEELAADGTVVEGSGQVRLALLTGEAAPVLVGPGDQVVAGTLLVDGAITVRVEAVGGATVVHRMAAELRAAQDRGLAPTSADRIAPWFTVGTLVVAALTLAGWWVARGLGPAIANTVAVLVVACPCALALAHPLAAAAGLASAARRGLLLRSSDALLRLADVTVAGLDKTGTLTAGTITVTEASDATLRVAAGLERYSVHPIARAITAEAARRGIPLPQPRDVRELPGTGISGEIDGRRWSLASAGAGAVRLTAEDGTGAPGPALIRLGDTTRDDARQAVEALRRLGIRSVLLTGDHAAAAKRVGQDAGIPAVQARRDPAAKSAWVRAQQQAGERVLFAGDGLNDGPALAAADVGIAMASGAASTVLVADGIVSTGALGPVVAGIRAGQAARRMVNSSLRQAIIYNVVSVGAAALGLVNPLVAAILMPISSTLVIWNATRVERLVRNGD
- the ccoS gene encoding cbb3-type cytochrome oxidase assembly protein CcoS encodes the protein MRAYYLLLPLALLVGAIFLGLLLKAMKDGQFDDLDDPPQRILHDQD
- a CDS encoding cytochrome c — encoded protein: MPATRLLPLLLAALSAVAPLAGQDPSMPPMAPPSQVTDSAVARGRELFHGSANCVACHGLEGVGTDSGPALAQGVWLHGSDSFEGILNRVIHGLPKAWTTRGVTMPMRGWAELTDLQARDVAAYVWRLSHAWAAPAAPRPPS
- a CDS encoding Hsp20/alpha crystallin family protein codes for the protein MKLTKMQAGVPTIVRDMDEVFDRLLNGPLPFPAMNLEPLKRAMEGTWMPALDLTETEREFVIRAEVPGVPRENLDVHLEGEILTLTGHREKVVRETNENVLWEERETGKFVRTLRLPRPVDPTKVDAHYTDGILTVRLPKIETAVKNKILIKA
- a CDS encoding DUF302 domain-containing protein, producing MTFRIAEGQATAPAPASPRAFRVKLPVEQAQAVARLTHALAAEGFGIVTRADLQATFREKLGLTYRPYLILGVCNPSLAHRALEADPEAGLHLPCPVTVEADPAGGTVVRIADPAAIAGDGALATVAAEARELLGRVADHLRAHARTIAF
- a CDS encoding CHAD domain-containing protein, translating into MSAPLAPAIADALAQRLDAFRGAAEASGDTGDDEAAHRVRVTARRLHAALLLWRPLLALPAAARPGVLRRVEQRFGARRDLDVLRARVEALRTSERPLADVIATLRARTDDAEERGRLVLRRRSTRRMIAALTEWIATPAWTPLATLSPPHLLPWLIAPTASRVLVHPGWAVAGIPEPDDPGGRPLHRLRRRLKALRYRLECLSGWYGAPIEAWLAELHAMQDALGAWHDEGVMLRMLVHAGLEPALGAVARTRAAAAMAPWPAWRARYLDAGVRSRCWALLGPPSAAV
- a CDS encoding phosphoribosyltransferase → MLILTRAEAGRRLAVGLGALVQDVPVVVALSAGGARVASEVARALEAPLDVIAVCRLEVPGRAHGAFGAVADGAVSLESERLRALDLPPDYTERLVAEASRAAERLARSWRGGAAPVPVAGRTVILTDDGLAEAITVIAAARALRDQGAVRVIFAAPSASRDLVRRLEALPAVPVLLYPVEAPVAAMICDPTFEQTTGGEVGSMVRHSRPGLPAVLGG
- a CDS encoding Rrf2 family transcriptional regulator, whose translation is MLSQTAEYALRAVLTIAEEPGGQPVGAYRLADALGIPQNYLSKTLHQLARAGILDSTRGKLGGFRLARDPREIPLVEVVGLFDDVTGKRTCLMGRANCTDHNSCAAHRRWKGVSERISEFFRETTVADLVSERRAVRS
- a CDS encoding cytochrome c — translated: MRHALTPTLRLGTLAVAFLLGCSGKSEAPAPAATTSAAPAAPGGLTPFQIEHGIGPVTEVVTLGPVDAALAAAGKATFDSKCSACHKMTDKYVGPPLGDVTTRRSPAYVMNMLLNPEEMYVRHPAARQLLGEYMTQMPNLALTRDQAREVVEYLRTQAPK